TCTTTGAAAGGAGGACGTATGAGATTAAAGGGTAAAGTAGCAATTATAACAGGGGCTTCCCAGGGAATTGGAGCGGCATTCGCAGTTGGTTTCGCAAAAGAAGGTGCAAAGATCGTCATTGCAGACATTTCAGACGGAAGCAAGACCTCGAAAAGTGTGCATAAAGCTGGAAGCGAGGCGCTTTTTGTCAAAACGGACGTAAGCAATGAACAGGAATGCATAGCTATGGCTAAAGCTGCTTTCGATAGTTTCGGGCATATTGATATTCTCATTAACAACGCCGCAATGTTTGCCAATATTGTGCTAAAACCTTTTACAGAATTGAGCAGTGAGGAGTTTAAACATATAATAGAAGTCAATACCAGCGGAGTGTTTCACTGTATTAAGTCAGTCTTCCCCTACATGAAGAAGAAGGGAGGCAAGATTATTAATTTATCTTCGGCATCCATCCTGGAGGGCGTGCCGGGTATGCCTCACTATGTCGCATCAAAAGGAGCTGTGATGGCCTTGACCAGATGTATGGCACGTGAACTTGGCGATTTCAATATAAACGTAAATACAATTGCTCCCGGCTTTACCCACTCAGAAGGAGGGGATAAGTTCGATCGCAACAAGGCATTACCTTTGCCCCCTCTTGATGAACTGCAGCTGCAGGGTCGGTGTCTCAAAAGACCTGGGGTTCCGAAAGACTTAGTAGGACTTGCGCTCTTTCTCGCGACTGATGACAGCGCTTTCATTACAGGCCAGATGATAGTACATGATGGCGGCCTGTCACTTTATTAAGGATATTGATATTAATGTGATACGGGGATCATTCTTCCCGTGTCTTGAAGGACTGATACCAATTCGGATTCATTTATAGCACCCAGAGGGTACCCGGGCAACAACGAGCCGACGCAGGCGTAAGAGGGTTCATTTAGCTCACACGGTGA
The nucleotide sequence above comes from Pseudomonadota bacterium. Encoded proteins:
- a CDS encoding SDR family oxidoreductase, yielding MRLKGKVAIITGASQGIGAAFAVGFAKEGAKIVIADISDGSKTSKSVHKAGSEALFVKTDVSNEQECIAMAKAAFDSFGHIDILINNAAMFANIVLKPFTELSSEEFKHIIEVNTSGVFHCIKSVFPYMKKKGGKIINLSSASILEGVPGMPHYVASKGAVMALTRCMARELGDFNINVNTIAPGFTHSEGGDKFDRNKALPLPPLDELQLQGRCLKRPGVPKDLVGLALFLATDDSAFITGQMIVHDGGLSLY